A genomic stretch from Astatotilapia calliptera unplaced genomic scaffold, fAstCal1.2 U_scaffold_30, whole genome shotgun sequence includes:
- the LOC113017996 gene encoding high affinity immunoglobulin gamma Fc receptor I-like, which produces MRGNEANRVISVSQGGLYHCRGGRGDPVYYTEDSSDVTVRETLPSKPTVTLQPSWTQIYSGETVTVRCEIQGGEGAQWTYEWRAAKLNTPPTSNEYRIIRATESDSGGYSCRGRRDYFFSEWSDIITLTVSYKPKAKLRADNTAVPVGGSVTLTCSVNPSSSSGWKYYWYRDEKSSEALTTQDAVFHSNGQISVSQEGLYRCRGGRGNPVYYTEDSQSVRIGKTVTASNRPVVTLYPNWSEIYRGETITVRCEIHGGDTEWDYEWETNSRIKAPNQNEHRIRSASSSNSGNYRCKSRMKSSQHETTEWSDSVTLTVSDSK; this is translated from the exons ATGAGAGGAAATGAAGCAAACAGAGTTATTAGTGTCTCACAAGGAGGTCTGTAccactgcagaggagggagaggagatccagtttactacacagaggacagcagtGACGTCACAGTTAGAGAAACTC TTCCCAGtaagcccactgtgaccctgcagccatcctggactcagatatacagcggtgagacagtcactgtcagatgtgagattcagggaggtgaaggagctcagtggacgtatgaatggagagcagccaagttaaacacacctccaacatccaatgaatacagaatcatcagagctactgagtctgacagtggaggatacagCTGCCGGGGCAGAAGGGACTATTTCTTCTCAGAGTGGAGTGATATCATCACACTGACTGTATCAT ataaaccaaaggccaaactgagagctgataacacagctgttccagtagggggcagtgtgaccctgacctgctctgtgaacccatcatcatcatctggatggaaaTACTACTGGTACAGAGATGAGAAATCCTCTGAAGCCCTGACCACACAAGATGCAGTTTTCCACTCAAATGGACAAATCAGTGTCTCACAGGAAGGACTCTacaggtgcagaggaggaagaggaaacccagtttactacacagaggacagccaGTCAGTCAGGATTGGGAAAACTG TAACAGCCTCAAACAGGCCTGTTGTGACTCTGTATCCAAACTGGTCTGAGATATACAGAGGAGAGAcgatcactgtcagatgtgagatccATGGAGGAGACACTGAGTGGGATTATGAGtgggaaacaaacagcaggATAAAAGCTCCAAATCAAAATGAACACAGGATTAGATCTGCTTCATCATCCAACAGTGGAAACTATCGCTGTAAGAGCAGAATGAAAAGTTCACAGCATGAaacaacagagtggagtgattcagtcacactgacagtttCTGACAGTAAGTAG